A section of the Veillonella criceti genome encodes:
- a CDS encoding CvfB family protein, which yields MATQLSENTLATLKVLRESEQGAFLDGGTGNTNDDILLHKEQQTSAVAIGDEVPVFLYRDPKGRLTASMRLPAIKEGQIGYVEVINTTQFGCFVEVGTERGIFMPHAEMRGRPQLGEKVWVRLYTDKSGRLAVSMDVDDAMRRAAKPAIEATVGQIVRGAIYNFTPDGAFFITPERWIAFLHRSEMTRHLKVGELIKARVTYKREDGRINVSMRPVKETALTIDGDRLLQYLLQRNGRMPYSDKTSAEIIKDKFGFSKAAFKRAVGHLMKSGKVIQEEGWTLLTETGRVAAESISEVADGLDTPKASTQVSESISKTSEA from the coding sequence ATGGCAACACAATTATCAGAAAATACTTTAGCTACCTTAAAAGTATTACGTGAAAGTGAGCAAGGCGCCTTTTTAGATGGAGGCACAGGTAACACCAATGATGATATTTTATTACATAAGGAACAGCAAACATCAGCTGTTGCTATTGGTGATGAAGTACCTGTTTTTTTGTACCGTGATCCTAAAGGGCGTTTAACGGCTAGTATGCGTTTACCAGCTATTAAAGAAGGTCAAATTGGGTATGTGGAAGTGATTAACACAACGCAATTTGGCTGCTTTGTAGAGGTAGGTACAGAACGGGGTATTTTTATGCCTCATGCTGAAATGCGCGGTCGTCCGCAATTGGGTGAAAAAGTTTGGGTCCGTTTATATACGGACAAATCAGGTCGTCTTGCTGTATCTATGGATGTGGATGATGCTATGCGAAGAGCGGCTAAGCCGGCTATAGAAGCAACCGTGGGGCAAATTGTACGAGGGGCTATTTATAATTTTACTCCTGATGGAGCTTTTTTCATTACCCCAGAGCGCTGGATTGCTTTTTTACATCGTAGTGAAATGACACGTCATCTTAAGGTAGGCGAATTGATAAAAGCACGTGTTACCTATAAACGGGAAGATGGACGAATCAACGTATCTATGCGGCCTGTGAAAGAAACCGCGTTAACGATTGATGGGGACCGTTTATTACAGTACTTATTACAGCGTAATGGACGTATGCCTTATAGTGATAAAACATCAGCTGAAATTATTAAAGATAAATTTGGCTTTAGTAAGGCCGCTTTTAAGCGAGCTGTAGGGCATTTAATGAAATCCGGTAAAGTTATCCAAGAAGAGGGGTGGACTTTATTGACGGAAACAGGCCGTGTAGCCGCTGAATCAATTAGTGAAGTCGCAGATGGTTTAGATACGCCGAAAGCGTCTACGCAAGTGAGTGAATCAATTAGTAAAACAAGTGAGGCGTAA
- the trkA gene encoding Trk system potassium transporter TrkA, with protein sequence MKIIVVGAGKVGYSVAQRLVQDEHDVYIIEKSAERIRNLENSLDVSLVQGNGSSLQLLKEIGMDDVGMLIAVTDSDEVNMLACSVAKIGGIPRTIARVRDNDYLKEENRELQQQLGVDLFINPEMVSAQEIVQVLQTPAALDVEDFASGAVRLMEFKMHEDVQYVGKRLRDIQFPESVIIVGILRNGEMIIPHGESRLMLMDKVFFLGSRDSILKIAEEFHEEAMMEETKRIVLVGAGLIGCNLTVLLEKAGYIVKVIEKDMARCEHLAAMVDNAMIINGDGTNMELLEAEEISDCDAIICLTDDDKLNLLVALLAKHLGVPKTIVRVGRPEYIVLMEQVGIDIVFSPRLLTSGEILRMVRKGENVVSISTFEGSKAEAVEVVLSPVSPIVNCALKDLKLPGKALVGAIVRDGSTIVPTGNTVLHADDHMVFFTLPNHVNKLLTYLKPVQ encoded by the coding sequence ATGAAAATTATTGTTGTAGGTGCTGGAAAAGTAGGCTATTCAGTAGCACAGCGTCTCGTACAAGATGAACATGATGTATATATCATTGAAAAGTCGGCTGAGCGAATTCGTAATTTAGAGAATAGCTTAGATGTAAGTTTAGTACAGGGGAATGGGAGTAGTTTGCAACTCCTTAAAGAAATTGGCATGGATGATGTAGGCATGTTGATTGCTGTTACTGATTCTGATGAAGTTAATATGCTAGCCTGTTCAGTAGCAAAAATTGGTGGCATTCCGCGTACAATAGCTCGTGTTCGTGATAATGATTATTTAAAAGAAGAAAATCGTGAATTACAACAGCAATTAGGGGTTGATTTATTTATTAACCCAGAAATGGTCTCAGCACAGGAAATTGTACAGGTTTTACAAACACCAGCCGCATTAGATGTAGAAGATTTTGCCAGTGGTGCTGTACGGCTTATGGAATTTAAAATGCATGAAGATGTACAATATGTGGGAAAACGTTTGCGTGATATTCAATTTCCTGAAAGTGTTATTATTGTTGGCATTTTGCGTAATGGGGAAATGATAATTCCTCATGGGGAAAGTCGTTTAATGCTTATGGATAAGGTGTTTTTTCTAGGTTCTCGTGATTCGATTTTAAAAATTGCTGAAGAATTTCACGAAGAAGCGATGATGGAAGAGACGAAACGTATTGTTCTTGTTGGAGCTGGTTTGATTGGTTGTAATTTGACAGTGTTATTAGAAAAAGCAGGCTATATTGTCAAAGTAATTGAAAAGGATATGGCCCGATGTGAGCACTTAGCAGCTATGGTAGATAATGCTATGATTATTAATGGCGATGGGACTAATATGGAGCTGTTAGAAGCTGAGGAAATTTCTGATTGTGATGCTATTATTTGCTTAACTGATGATGATAAATTGAATCTATTAGTTGCTTTACTGGCAAAACATTTGGGTGTACCTAAAACGATTGTACGTGTAGGTCGCCCTGAATATATCGTTTTGATGGAACAAGTGGGGATTGACATTGTATTTTCACCACGCCTATTAACATCTGGTGAAATTTTACGTATGGTACGTAAAGGTGAAAATGTAGTTAGTATTTCTACATTTGAAGGTTCAAAGGCTGAAGCAGTAGAAGTTGTTCTAAGTCCTGTATCACCGATTGTAAATTGTGCATTAAAAGATCTTAAGTTGCCAGGGAAAGCCTTAGTTGGCGCTATCGTGCGTGATGGCTCTACCATTGTACCAACTGGTAATACCGTACTTCATGCAGATGATCATATGGTATTTTTTACATTGCCAAATCATGTTAATAAATTATTGACTTATTTAAAGCCAGTTCAGTAG
- a CDS encoding TrkH family potassium uptake protein, protein MRIQIVMHLVGQLILIVAAIMLVPFCYGLVFEEIYVSFLLSSLVAAITGGLLYYYGEPSTSYSLRDGFLTVSSIWILVSFFAALPFYFGGVLPSFIDALFESVSGITATGASVVPDIDALPQSYVLWRSLTHWLGGMGIVVLVLAFLKNLGADSAHLFNAEASVPRPGVVLPRIRSMAFKLWTIYLLFTAVCFTALCLAGMGYFDAVNMTFTTIATGGYTPNTGVTDIYSENGIIRGILIFFMILAGGNFTVYYAVFQRGLQAVWQDFEYRMYLLILGIGIFIVALSLFFGAGETISNALNHATFMLVSMQTGSGLVLGNYDIWPPLAQMMLFSATFFGGCSGSTTGGIKIIRIIILIKSVIIYLRKAIHPDIVQSITINGKRMPQKWVQMTQEFFFLYMTVFAISALGISATGLSFGESLQCVAGILGNVGLAFGALGPEGSFSILHPIAKVICIVDMLLGRLELFTLLVLLHPDFWQGYFLKRRKRSYKVWQPTGTHRRL, encoded by the coding sequence ATGCGTATACAAATTGTTATGCATTTGGTGGGACAATTAATTTTAATTGTTGCTGCTATTATGTTAGTGCCATTCTGCTATGGTTTAGTATTTGAAGAGATATACGTCTCTTTTTTGTTGAGCTCATTAGTGGCAGCTATAACAGGCGGTTTACTTTACTATTATGGGGAACCTAGCACGTCTTATAGTTTGCGTGATGGTTTTTTAACGGTAAGTTCTATATGGATTTTAGTTTCCTTTTTTGCCGCCTTGCCCTTTTATTTTGGTGGCGTATTGCCTAGCTTTATTGATGCTCTTTTTGAATCCGTATCAGGCATTACGGCTACTGGTGCTTCCGTTGTACCAGATATTGATGCGTTACCACAAAGTTATGTACTATGGCGAAGCTTAACACATTGGCTAGGAGGCATGGGGATTGTAGTCTTAGTTTTGGCCTTTCTAAAGAATTTAGGGGCTGATTCAGCACATCTTTTTAACGCAGAAGCTTCAGTACCAAGACCTGGGGTTGTATTGCCTCGTATTCGATCGATGGCCTTTAAATTATGGACGATTTACTTGCTGTTTACGGCTGTTTGTTTTACTGCGCTTTGTCTGGCTGGTATGGGATATTTTGATGCGGTAAATATGACGTTTACAACAATTGCTACCGGTGGTTATACGCCAAATACGGGTGTGACTGATATTTATTCTGAAAATGGTATTATTCGTGGTATATTAATCTTCTTTATGATTTTAGCTGGTGGTAATTTTACAGTTTATTATGCCGTATTTCAACGTGGCTTACAGGCCGTATGGCAGGATTTTGAATATCGTATGTACTTACTTATTTTAGGCATTGGTATTTTTATTGTAGCCCTATCCTTATTTTTTGGTGCTGGTGAAACGATTAGCAATGCTTTGAACCATGCTACTTTTATGTTAGTGTCTATGCAAACAGGTTCTGGTCTTGTGCTAGGGAATTATGACATATGGCCGCCATTGGCACAGATGATGCTTTTTTCAGCCACTTTCTTTGGTGGTTGTAGTGGTTCTACTACTGGTGGTATTAAAATTATTCGTATTATCATTTTAATTAAAAGTGTGATTATTTATTTACGTAAAGCTATTCACCCAGATATTGTGCAATCGATTACGATTAATGGGAAACGAATGCCTCAGAAATGGGTACAGATGACACAAGAGTTTTTCTTCTTGTATATGACAGTATTTGCTATTTCTGCTTTAGGCATTTCAGCTACGGGGCTTAGCTTTGGTGAATCATTACAGTGTGTAGCAGGGATTTTAGGGAATGTAGGCCTTGCTTTTGGGGCGTTAGGTCCAGAAGGGTCATTTTCAATTTTACATCCTATAGCTAAAGTTATTTGCATTGTAGATATGCTATTAGGTCGTTTAGAATTATTTACATTGTTAGTTTTATTACATCCTGATTTTTGGCAAGGCTATTTTCTAAAACGACGTAAACGTAGTTATAAAGTATGGCAACCAACAGGGACTCACCGTCGTTTATAA
- a CDS encoding MBL fold metallo-hydrolase has translation MTQILKQPLGLYKANCYVLKEAKQAIIIDPGFHAHKVLDMVGDAELLAIVLTHGHCDHICAVDGVRQVTSVPVYMHPGDDELLHTKRRMPSAYKGLCQSPYIPLQEGALKIGSFDLYIFETPGHSKGSVVIQWKQHIFTGDTLFKNSIGATNNYNGDADVLAKSLQRIMSWDPSLIIHPGHADDTTLETELIHNPYLKV, from the coding sequence ATGACACAAATTTTAAAACAACCGTTAGGTTTATATAAGGCGAATTGTTATGTGTTAAAAGAGGCTAAACAAGCTATCATTATTGATCCAGGGTTTCACGCACACAAGGTATTAGATATGGTAGGGGATGCTGAATTGTTGGCTATTGTATTGACACATGGCCATTGTGATCATATTTGTGCTGTGGATGGAGTGCGTCAAGTGACATCAGTACCTGTATATATGCATCCTGGTGATGATGAATTATTGCATACTAAACGACGAATGCCATCTGCCTATAAAGGCTTATGTCAGTCACCTTATATACCGCTTCAGGAGGGAGCCTTGAAAATAGGGTCTTTTGATCTTTACATATTTGAAACACCAGGACATAGTAAGGGCAGTGTGGTGATACAATGGAAGCAACATATTTTTACTGGAGATACCTTATTTAAAAACTCTATAGGCGCTACGAATAATTACAATGGCGATGCTGATGTATTAGCTAAGTCTTTACAACGGATTATGAGCTGGGATCCTAGCTTGATTATTCATCCTGGTCATGCAGATGATACAACGTTAGAAACTGAATTAATACACAATCCGTACTTAAAAGTTTGA
- a CDS encoding GNAT family N-acetyltransferase: MNFELRDGHKYIDEVKKLFVDYVRSLGVAADIKEFEGLEEKYKGDREALYIAFVDGIPAGCVALRHVNYETAEMKRLYVRPEFRRTGLGMNIAHIIVEEAKEKGYKTLLLDSLPSMESAKELYKALGFKSTDRNVKKPVRTVVHLSLPLA, encoded by the coding sequence ATGAACTTTGAACTTCGGGATGGTCACAAGTATATTGATGAAGTAAAAAAACTATTTGTTGATTATGTTCGGTCGCTAGGAGTAGCCGCTGATATAAAAGAATTTGAAGGATTAGAAGAGAAATATAAAGGGGATAGAGAAGCTTTATATATTGCCTTCGTTGACGGTATACCAGCAGGTTGTGTGGCTTTGCGTCATGTTAATTATGAAACGGCTGAGATGAAACGTCTTTATGTACGCCCAGAATTTCGCCGTACAGGCCTTGGTATGAATATTGCCCATATTATAGTGGAAGAAGCCAAAGAAAAGGGCTACAAGACTTTATTATTAGATAGTTTGCCAAGTATGGAAAGCGCTAAAGAATTATATAAAGCGTTAGGATTTAAGAGCACTGATAGAAATGTAAAGAAACCAGTGCGTACAGTTGTTCATTTATCGTTACCATTAGCTTAA
- a CDS encoding phosphoethanolamine transferase, which yields MKPLTFWWRNAILQAALWCILIFAVFYYIYEPITLGFDWEDLTLLAIPSILGLALFQQLIRSTLWHRVFLGHGVLGLSWALTYPLLYHWSYTKPFYFYEFFPDFLFGALLFMGLSLIHYFIVYHLPYRRRVSVIMALVQWLLSIIPLIQIGYYINTWHCLTPATLMALYQTNPEEAFGFLKSAGGVWGLIAMTAGAILLFIFYYWSNEGMSKLARRQVMTKFRLGGLSLICLACAIYLPFGFYQTDIVRNWCDVATYMKELQQYSEKHQTIYTDLQLATKETAAQKVPGTVILVIGESSSKNYMKVYNPNFEYDDTPWQSDMATNNPNFIFFRNAYSSYVQTVPTLERALTERNQYDDKPFLESASILDVAKKAGYFTSWFSNQGVYGEYDTAISLIAKTADRPLWAHEAYMFSDKYDGVLLPLLDQIEPYKNNFIVIHIMGSHIYYNDRYPHEFSKWKIGEVPQGKEAYANSQLYTDWLLQQIYTYAKDKLNLQAMIYFSDHGESLHHSHNPDIFDFDMTRIPLWVYVSPEYEAAFPETTSILRDHEHKYFTNDLLYDLVSGILQAPSNRYDRSRDFSNPNYRFDKYNLTTLLGQEPLSNDPEAVDP from the coding sequence ATGAAACCATTAACTTTTTGGTGGCGTAACGCCATCTTGCAGGCAGCCTTGTGGTGTATCCTCATCTTTGCCGTCTTTTATTACATTTATGAACCTATTACACTGGGGTTTGACTGGGAAGATTTAACCTTATTAGCGATTCCTTCCATTTTAGGGTTAGCCCTATTTCAACAACTAATCCGTAGTACCTTATGGCATCGTGTATTTTTAGGCCATGGCGTGTTAGGACTAAGTTGGGCCCTTACCTATCCATTATTATATCACTGGTCCTATACAAAGCCTTTTTACTTCTATGAATTCTTTCCTGATTTTTTATTTGGAGCACTCCTCTTTATGGGGCTTAGTCTGATTCACTACTTCATTGTTTATCACTTGCCCTATCGTCGAAGAGTCAGTGTAATTATGGCCCTTGTACAATGGCTCCTTTCTATCATACCCTTGATACAAATTGGCTATTATATCAATACTTGGCATTGTCTAACCCCGGCTACCCTTATGGCTTTATATCAAACTAATCCAGAAGAAGCTTTCGGCTTTTTAAAAAGCGCTGGTGGTGTTTGGGGGCTTATTGCCATGACGGCAGGCGCCATTCTCCTTTTTATCTTTTATTACTGGTCAAATGAAGGTATGAGCAAATTAGCTCGTCGTCAAGTAATGACCAAATTCCGTTTAGGTGGTTTAAGTCTTATTTGCTTAGCTTGTGCTATTTACTTACCATTTGGTTTCTATCAAACTGATATTGTAAGAAACTGGTGTGATGTGGCCACCTATATGAAAGAACTCCAACAGTATAGTGAAAAACATCAAACTATTTACACTGATTTGCAATTAGCAACTAAAGAAACAGCAGCTCAAAAAGTGCCAGGTACTGTCATCTTAGTCATTGGTGAATCATCCTCCAAAAACTATATGAAAGTGTACAACCCTAATTTTGAATACGATGACACACCATGGCAAAGTGACATGGCTACTAACAATCCTAATTTTATCTTTTTCCGCAATGCTTACTCTTCCTATGTACAAACAGTACCAACGTTAGAGCGAGCTTTAACAGAACGTAATCAATACGATGATAAACCATTCTTAGAGTCAGCTAGTATTTTAGACGTAGCCAAAAAAGCGGGCTATTTTACCAGTTGGTTCAGCAATCAAGGCGTATATGGTGAATATGATACAGCGATTTCCTTAATTGCTAAAACAGCTGATCGTCCGCTATGGGCGCATGAAGCATATATGTTCTCTGACAAATATGATGGCGTTTTATTACCATTATTAGATCAAATCGAACCTTATAAAAATAACTTCATCGTTATTCACATTATGGGAAGTCACATTTACTATAATGATCGCTATCCACATGAATTCAGTAAATGGAAAATTGGCGAAGTACCGCAAGGTAAAGAAGCCTATGCTAATAGCCAGCTATATACAGATTGGTTGTTACAGCAAATTTATACCTATGCCAAGGATAAGTTAAACTTACAAGCTATGATTTACTTCTCCGACCACGGTGAAAGTTTGCATCATTCCCATAATCCTGATATTTTCGATTTCGATATGACACGCATTCCTCTCTGGGTCTATGTCTCACCAGAATATGAAGCTGCTTTTCCTGAAACAACCTCTATTCTCCGTGATCATGAGCATAAATATTTCACAAATGATTTACTTTATGACTTAGTATCCGGCATCTTACAAGCGCCTTCTAATCGTTATGACCGAAGTCGTGACTTCTCTAATCCAAATTATCGTTTCGATAAATACAATTTAACAACCTTATTAGGCCAAGAGCCATTATCGAATGATCCTGAAGCGGTAGACCCGTAA
- a CDS encoding segregation and condensation protein A, with product MQSYEYKLAVFEGPLDLLLHLIEKHKIDIYDIPIVEITSQYMAQLELWQTFDIQYSSEFLVMAATLLQIKSRMLLPRTAPLNPEEAEDPRDELVANLLEYKQIKELTDALTAKTEMSSQSFSRPDALSQWGQESVFRFDIAQLYSIFKTCYERSQEIVPEPPKVKVEKEAYSLEEMIDSLLLRAKQKRRFSFVALLNEVTVKAAKVTMFIAVLELLKRQTFSITAPIVEGNDGSLQDVTLISEII from the coding sequence ATGCAATCCTACGAATATAAGTTGGCCGTATTTGAAGGGCCATTGGATTTATTACTCCATTTAATTGAAAAGCATAAAATAGATATATATGATATTCCTATTGTAGAGATTACGTCGCAATATATGGCGCAACTTGAATTGTGGCAAACCTTCGATATTCAGTATAGTAGTGAGTTTTTGGTCATGGCTGCTACATTATTACAGATTAAATCTCGTATGTTGTTACCGCGGACAGCTCCGTTAAATCCAGAAGAAGCTGAAGACCCACGGGATGAACTAGTTGCTAATTTATTGGAATATAAACAAATCAAGGAATTAACAGATGCGTTAACCGCAAAGACTGAAATGAGTAGTCAAAGTTTTAGTCGCCCTGATGCGCTAAGTCAATGGGGGCAAGAATCAGTGTTTCGATTTGATATTGCACAACTATATTCCATTTTTAAAACATGTTATGAGCGCTCTCAGGAGATTGTTCCAGAGCCACCTAAAGTTAAAGTAGAAAAAGAAGCCTATAGTTTGGAGGAAATGATTGACTCCTTATTACTAAGAGCTAAACAAAAACGACGGTTTAGCTTTGTTGCTTTATTAAATGAAGTGACTGTAAAGGCGGCTAAAGTAACTATGTTTATTGCTGTATTAGAATTGTTGAAACGTCAAACTTTTAGTATTACGGCGCCTATAGTTGAAGGAAATGATGGTTCTTTACAGGATGTAACGTTAATTAGTGAAATTATATAA
- the scpB gene encoding SMC-Scp complex subunit ScpB, translating into MTDVNQPTDAMILAHLEAVLFSAAKPVPLALLCELFTLSEEGLEQLLQHYSEQLVVNQRGLRLKLSGVGAELVSAPESSVYVSQIRQREDRLSPAAMETLAVIAFKQPVTKSEIEEIRGVNCEKVLKQLSSRDLIIELGRKESIGRPVLYGTTDTFLRSVGIESVETLKQEVATKEELPVSKEA; encoded by the coding sequence ATGACAGATGTGAATCAGCCTACAGATGCTATGATATTGGCCCATTTAGAAGCTGTTTTATTTTCAGCGGCTAAACCGGTACCACTGGCACTATTATGCGAGTTATTTACCCTCTCAGAGGAGGGGTTAGAACAGTTATTACAGCATTACAGCGAGCAGTTGGTAGTTAATCAGCGAGGACTTCGTTTGAAACTTAGTGGTGTTGGGGCTGAATTAGTAAGTGCCCCTGAAAGTAGTGTTTATGTAAGTCAAATCCGGCAACGGGAGGACCGTTTATCGCCAGCTGCTATGGAAACACTAGCTGTGATAGCTTTTAAACAGCCAGTAACTAAAAGTGAAATTGAAGAAATTCGTGGTGTTAACTGTGAAAAAGTATTAAAGCAGTTGAGTTCACGTGATTTAATTATAGAATTAGGACGTAAGGAAAGTATTGGTCGGCCTGTATTATATGGCACTACCGATACGTTTTTACGGAGTGTTGGCATTGAATCGGTAGAAACGTTAAAACAAGAAGTAGCTACCAAAGAGGAGTTACCCGTGAGTAAGGAGGCGTAA
- a CDS encoding NAD(P)/FAD-dependent oxidoreductase, with amino-acid sequence MKHIIVVGAGAAGLMAATIAAREGAKVTLLEKMNMVGKKMGITGKGRCNITNDAPIADFIAKTPGNGKFLMSAYQQFDNRDLLELLHSWKLETKVERGGRVFPASDSALDVRNMFMRVFKGYGGILHLNEAVKQIIVRDGIVKGVITDQETYYGDAVILATGGLSYPLTGSTGDGYKMAKDIGHTITDLRPSLVPIETKEPWVKDLMGLSLRNVELSVVAKEKVQAKQFGEMMFTHFGITGPIVLSLSHTVGKLLKKKNMGSIQLLINLKPALTVEQLDQRVQRDFITYSKKQLVNGLKDLLPQRLIPVIIELAGLAPDKFINQISREERMQLVYILQHMPLTFKQMRPIAEAIVTAGGISVKEFVPKTMESKLVKGLYATGEVLDVDAFTGGYNLQAAFATAYVAAQHAVYGDKK; translated from the coding sequence ATGAAACATATCATTGTAGTAGGAGCGGGGGCAGCTGGTCTTATGGCCGCTACTATAGCGGCTCGTGAAGGGGCAAAAGTGACGCTTCTTGAGAAGATGAATATGGTGGGTAAGAAGATGGGGATTACTGGTAAAGGTCGCTGTAATATTACCAACGATGCCCCCATTGCTGATTTTATCGCTAAAACACCTGGTAATGGTAAGTTCTTGATGAGCGCGTATCAACAGTTTGATAATCGTGATTTGTTAGAACTATTGCATAGTTGGAAATTAGAGACTAAGGTAGAACGAGGTGGTCGTGTATTTCCTGCATCAGATTCAGCGTTAGATGTGCGCAATATGTTCATGCGTGTTTTTAAAGGCTATGGTGGCATTTTACATTTGAATGAAGCAGTTAAGCAAATTATTGTTCGCGATGGGATTGTGAAAGGTGTTATTACAGACCAAGAGACTTATTATGGTGATGCCGTTATTTTAGCGACAGGCGGTTTATCGTACCCTTTAACGGGATCTACCGGCGATGGGTATAAAATGGCTAAAGATATTGGTCATACCATTACCGATTTACGTCCTTCTTTAGTGCCTATAGAAACAAAAGAACCTTGGGTCAAAGACCTAATGGGCTTAAGCTTGCGCAATGTAGAACTATCGGTAGTGGCTAAGGAGAAAGTGCAAGCTAAGCAATTTGGTGAAATGATGTTTACTCATTTCGGGATTACAGGCCCTATTGTATTATCGCTAAGTCATACCGTAGGAAAGTTGTTAAAGAAAAAGAATATGGGTTCGATTCAACTGTTGATTAATTTAAAACCAGCCTTAACTGTCGAACAATTAGATCAACGCGTCCAACGTGATTTTATCACCTATTCTAAAAAACAACTGGTTAATGGATTAAAAGATTTACTACCACAGCGTTTGATTCCTGTTATTATTGAATTAGCTGGTTTGGCACCTGACAAATTTATTAACCAAATTAGTCGTGAAGAGCGTATGCAGTTAGTTTATATATTGCAACATATGCCATTAACATTTAAACAAATGCGTCCTATTGCAGAAGCTATTGTTACAGCTGGTGGTATATCAGTTAAAGAATTTGTCCCAAAAACGATGGAGTCAAAATTGGTTAAAGGCCTTTATGCTACTGGTGAAGTGTTAGATGTGGATGCGTTTACAGGTGGTTATAATTTACAAGCTGCTTTTGCGACAGCTTACGTGGCGGCCCAACATGCCGTGTATGGAGATAAAAAATAA
- the cmk gene encoding (d)CMP kinase yields the protein MSNQRIAVAVDGPAGAGKSSISKVVAKKLGYLYIDTGAMYRAVTWAVLQNGLDPTDESAVTALLGTLTLRLEPTEEAFIVFVNGQDITEDIRSQSVNQAVSQIASIKAVREFLVAQQQAMAAAGGVILDGRDIGSVVLPNAELKIYLTASVEARAKRRWLETKDKESISLETIKKSVMARDEMDMNRKESPLVCVPEAIVVNSDNLSFDETVDRMIQLIAAAEK from the coding sequence ATGAGTAATCAACGAATTGCAGTAGCAGTTGATGGACCAGCTGGGGCCGGTAAAAGTAGTATCTCAAAAGTAGTAGCCAAAAAATTAGGCTATTTATATATTGATACAGGGGCTATGTATCGTGCTGTTACATGGGCCGTATTGCAAAATGGTTTAGATCCTACTGATGAATCGGCTGTAACGGCTTTACTAGGAACTTTAACTTTACGCTTAGAACCAACAGAGGAAGCCTTTATTGTATTTGTAAATGGTCAAGATATTACAGAGGATATTCGTAGCCAATCTGTAAATCAAGCGGTTTCACAGATTGCTTCTATTAAAGCAGTTCGTGAGTTTTTAGTAGCACAGCAACAAGCTATGGCAGCCGCTGGCGGCGTTATTTTAGATGGCCGGGATATTGGCTCTGTGGTATTGCCAAATGCAGAATTAAAGATTTATTTAACCGCGTCTGTAGAAGCGCGTGCTAAACGGCGTTGGTTAGAAACTAAGGATAAGGAATCTATTTCATTAGAGACCATTAAAAAGAGTGTTATGGCGCGCGATGAAATGGACATGAATCGTAAAGAATCGCCATTAGTATGCGTACCAGAAGCGATTGTGGTTAACTCTGACAATTTAAGCTTTGATGAAACGGTTGATCGTATGATACAATTAATTGCAGCAGCTGAAAAATAA
- a CDS encoding lysophospholipid acyltransferase family protein: protein MDKFSECLWRSAFQIVYGWLYKADVIGRENFPKTGPVIVAPNHKSNNDPCIVGLALPRHVSFMAKEELFKNPISNFFCRWLGAFPLKRGGVDKIAIRHAMGILKDQLVLGIFPEGTRQKRDNTLGRFHDGVASMALRTGVPVVPVAIMGSYKMKRGQVATIIGKPIPVAKAKPTAEAIAALNEQVKIALETLMADYRASHPEFKR, encoded by the coding sequence ATGGATAAGTTTTCAGAGTGTTTATGGCGTTCAGCCTTCCAAATTGTATATGGCTGGCTTTATAAGGCCGATGTTATAGGACGTGAAAATTTTCCTAAGACTGGGCCTGTGATTGTGGCACCAAATCATAAAAGTAATAATGATCCATGTATTGTAGGTCTTGCGTTGCCACGACATGTAAGTTTTATGGCCAAAGAGGAATTATTTAAAAATCCTATTTCTAATTTCTTTTGCCGTTGGTTAGGTGCATTCCCTTTAAAGCGCGGTGGGGTCGATAAAATTGCTATTCGCCATGCTATGGGGATTTTAAAAGATCAATTAGTTTTGGGTATTTTTCCTGAAGGCACACGCCAGAAAAGAGATAATACATTAGGGCGTTTTCATGATGGGGTTGCGTCTATGGCGCTTCGTACTGGCGTACCTGTAGTACCGGTTGCTATTATGGGCTCTTATAAAATGAAACGAGGTCAAGTAGCTACTATTATTGGTAAACCCATTCCTGTTGCCAAGGCGAAGCCAACAGCGGAAGCGATTGCGGCTTTAAATGAACAGGTAAAAATTGCGTTAGAAACTTTGATGGCTGATTATAGAGCCAGTCATCCTGAGTTTAAACGCTAA